The following coding sequences lie in one Arachis stenosperma cultivar V10309 chromosome 5, arast.V10309.gnm1.PFL2, whole genome shotgun sequence genomic window:
- the LOC130980902 gene encoding uncharacterized protein LOC130980902, which translates to MTVMRMETHSQPEVLSIVSIQVYFPLSQTTPVPAIEPSPAKSPREKISEERKKSTPQPPKPDENTPMILPAPLKINPAPEDTVARMMMARTASYIPKEGLMPSFSLGLTDSSQEEALTQEGQGQPGAQKVPPPPPALHQGRPTSDPTRRFPILLSTRIRSILYIGAVCGDLQQSDRMEGILEDNPSSQDDSQPRRPISEHHEATNQAKIASTIHHANEDVTTDPQHPEKARDKAAQIIQDLCLRVQELEGKLSDREKHNNEHGSQATSRSRSHHGRSPIRRHNRRDGRSTSRNRRREKSPERRYDKKHHRSDSRDVNRQHDSDEDRRYRSTKRTRSDHTIMGATPFTEGILRAKLPKGFDKPTDMKYDGTKDPQEHLTAFEARMNLEGASDAVRCRAFPVTLAGPAIKWFNALPNGSITSFHDITRKFMAQFTTRITKAKHPISLLGVTQRQEESTRKYLDRFNDECLTVDGLTDSVASLCLTNGLMNEDFRKHLTTKPVWTMHEIQNVAKDYINDEEVSQVVAANKRQHAATQHGNPTPRHNAPPKENQRDHLKPTHRPPRIGKFSNYTPLTTSITEVYHQIADRGIIPRARPLKERTGGNKTLYCDYHRGYGHKTQDCYDLKDALEQAIRDGKLPEFVKIIREPRRADRDKSPEREGRNPRTQKPPRENTEEDPTIIVNVITGKDVPNKSKLTMKKDLKIMAVKNRDPVTIADSTITFLPEDCQHGTSAGDAPFVISARIGTGLVRRILVDTGADSNILFRGAFDKLGLRNDNLQTHRHGVTGLGDNFLKPDGSVTLPITIGTSNQRKTILSEFVVLKDSTAYNVILGRKTINDFSAVIFTKYLLMKFKADDGTIGTIHGDREVAAECDNNSLALRKKSRDAAGIFLADLDARLDGQPRPEPEGDMEKLQIGPTKDEYTFINRNLPHDLKEELSQLLKQNRDLFAFTPADMPGISPDLTSHHLAVDPLAKPVAQRRRKMSPDRAAEVQKQVKALLEANFIRELPYTTWLANVVLVKKSNGKWRIFMDAYSGYNQIPMHRPDEEKTAFITPDGTYCYKVMPFGLKNAGATYQRLVNKIFRNLTGNKIEVYIDDMLAKTESGEQLTDDLKVIMNTLRKHQMRLNPTKCAFGMEAGKFLGFMITQRGVEANPEKCRAVLEMTSPKNLKDIQKLTGRLTALSRFLGASAQKAIPFFKLMKKGIPFKWEKECEEAFQHFKKVLTEPPILAKPQTGEPLYLYLSITEETIAAALVRENEKKEQKPIYFISKVLQDTEARYSRLEKLAFALLSASRRLR; encoded by the exons gtacccccccccccccccgcgCTCCATCAGGGCCGTCCAACATCCGATCCGACCCGCAGGTTCCCGATCCTCCTCTCAACCCGTATCAGAAGCATTCtgtacattggcgccgtctgtggggacctGCAACAATCAGACCGGATGGAGGGCATCCTGGAGGATAACCCATCAAGCCAGGACGACTCCCAACCGCGTCGTCCGATCTCAGAACACCATGAAGCCACAAACCAAGCAAAAATAGCAAGCACCATCCACCACGCAAACGAGGACGTCACGACGGACCCACAGCATCCCGAGAAAGCCAGGGACAAAGCGGCACAAATCATCCAGGATCTCTGTCTCCGAGTCCAAGAACTTGAAGGCAAGCTAAGCGACCGAGAAAAACACAATAACGAGCATGGAAGCCAGGCAACTTCCAGGTCAAGATCCCACCACGGAAGGTCGCCAATCCGGCGGCACAATAGGAGAGATGGTCGCAGCACCTCACGCAACCGCCGACGCGAGAAGTCGCCTGAACGACGATACGACAAGAAACACCATCGCAGCGATTCTCGGGATGTAAACCGTCAGCATGATTCAGACGAAGACCGGAGATACCGAAGCACCAAACGCACGAGAAGCGACCATACCATAATGGGAGCTACACCCTTCACGGAAGGAATCTTAAGAGCAAAACTCCCCAAAGGTTTCGACAAACCCACCGACATGAAGTACGACGGAACTAAAGACCCTCAAGAGCACCTAACGGCCTTTGAGGCCAGAATGAACTTAGAAGGAGCATCTGACGCAGTCCGATGCAGAGCCTTCCCAGTAACCCTTGCCGGGCCAGCGATCAAATGGTTCAACGCCCTCCCAAACGGATCCATAACTAGCTTCCACGACATCACAAGAAAATTCATGGCCCAGTTCACAACCCGAATCACCAAAGCCAAACACCCTATCAGCCTGTTAGGGGTCACACAAAGGCAAGAAGAATCCACAAGAAAATACCTCGACCGCTTCAACGACGAATGCCTAACGGTCGACGGACTCACGGACTCCGTTGCCAGCCTCTGCCTAACTAACGGACTCATGAATGAAGACTTTCGCAAACATCTCACCACCAAACCAGTATGGACCATGCACGAAATCCAGAACGTCGCCAAAGATTACATCAATGACGAGGAAGTCAGCCAGGTCGTCGCCGCCAACAAACGGCAGCACGCCGCCACCCAACACGGCAACCCGACTCCCCGTCATAACGCACCACCCAAAGAGAACCAACGAGACCACCTTAAACCAACCCACAGACCACCAAGAATAGGAAAATTTTCCAACTACACTCCCCTAACAACATCAATTACTGAGGTATACCACCAAATAGCAGACCGAGGCATCATCCCCAGAGCCCGACCACTCAAGGAAAGGACAGGAGGAAACAAAACCCTCTACTGCGACTATCACCGCGGATACGGCCACAAAACACAAGATTGTTACGATCTCAAAGACGCTCTTGAGCAAGCTATACGAGACGGCAAACTCCCCGAGTTCGTCAAAATCATCAGAGAACCAAGGCGCGCCGACAGAGACAAATCACCAGAAAGAGAAGGACGCAACCCAAGAACTCAAAAACCACCCAGGGAAAACACCGAAGAAGATCCGACCATCATAGTGAACGTCATCACGGGCAAAGACGTaccaaataaatcaaaactaaCAATGAAAAAAGACCTCAAGATAATGGCCGTCAAAAACCGCGACCCAGTAACCATTGCCGATAGCACGATAACCTTCTTACCCGAGGACTGCCAGCACGGCACCTCGGCAGGAGATGCCCCCTTCGTCATATCAGCCCGAATCGGAACAGGACTAGTAAGAAGAATACTCGTGGACACGGGTGCCGACTCCAATATCCTCTTCCGAGgagccttcgacaaactcgggcTCCGCAACGACAACCTCCAAACGCATCGCCACGGCGTCACGGGCCTCGGAGATAACTTCCTCAAACCAGACGGCTCGGTCACCCTCCCCATCACCATAGGAACAAGCAATCAGAGAAAGACGATCCTATCCGAATTCGTCGTCCTAAAAGACTCCACAGCCTATAACGTCATTCTCGGGAGAAAAACAATTAACGACTTCTCGGCAGTCATCTTCACCAAATACCTTCTCATGAAATTCAAAGCCGATGACGGCACCATCGGAACCATTCACGGAGACCGAGAAGTTGCAGCCGAATGCGACAACAATAGCTTAGCTCTAAGGAAAAAATCCCGGGACGCGGCCGGAATATTCCTTGCCGACCTAGACGCACGGCTTGACGGCCAACCTAGACCGGAACCAGAAGGGGACATGGAAAAACTACAAATAGGGCCAACCAAAGATGAATACACGTTCATCAACAGAAACCTCCCACACGACCTCAAAGAAGAACTCTCTCAACTTTTGAAACAAAACAGAGACCTATTCGCATTCACaccagccgacatgccgggaATAAGTCCCGATCTGACGTCTCACCATCTGGCAGTAGACCCCCTAGCCAAACCCGTGGCGCAAAGAAGACGGAAAATGTCACCAGACCGAGCCGCCGAGGTCCAAAAACAAGTAAAAGCCCTGCTCGAAGCCAACTTCATCCGAGAACTCCCTTACACGACCTGGCTAGCCAACGTCGTACTAGTTAAAAAGTCTaacgggaagtggcgaat cttcatggatgcatactccgGCTACAACCAGATCCCGATGCACCGACCAGACGAAGAAAAGACAGCATTCATCACCCCAGACGGAACCTACTGCTATAAAGTAATGCCCTTCGGCCTGAAAAACGCCGGAGCCACCTATCAGCGACTCGTTAACAAGATATTTCGCAACTTAACCGGGAACAAAATAGAAGTCTACATTGATGATATGCTCGCCAAAACGGAATCCGGGGAACAACTAACCGACGATCTAAAGGTCATAATGAACACCTTGCGAAAGCACCAAATGCGACTCAACCCAACAAAGTGCGCTTTCGGAATGGAAGCAGGAAAATTCCTCGGATTCATGATCACACAACGCGGAGTTGAGGCAAACCCGGAAAAATGCCGTGCCGTCCTGGAGATGACAAGTCCCAAGAACCTCAAAGATATCCAAAAGCTCACCGGCCGACTAACCGCACTATCCCGGTTCCTCGGAGCCTCGGCACAAAAGGCAATTCCTTTTTTCAAACTTATGAAAAAAGGGATTCCGTTCAAATGGGAGAAAGAATGCGAAGAAGCTTTCCAACACTTCAAAAAGGTCCTAACAGAACCTCCAATCCTTGCAAAACCTCAAACAGGGGAACCACTATACTTGTACCTCTCCATAACGGAAGAAACAATCGCAGCAGCACTCGTCCGGGAAAACGAGAAAAAGGAACAAAAACCCATATACTTCATAAGCAAGGTGCTACAAGACACGGAAGCCCGTTATTCACGACTAGAAAAACTGGCTTTCGCACTCCTCTCGGCATCCCGACGACTACGATAA